From one Solanum lycopersicum chromosome 12, SLM_r2.1 genomic stretch:
- the LOC101258231 gene encoding transcription factor GTE3, chloroplastic-like, producing MASYADDLKSRERLRWGSPIKVYTRKRRRIQKKDDSIPISAAPDVSSNDANGYVVQAGESESAEKSERLQDRQEVEEPQLKACDLELEDGRDRNQDQDLVELINGGQGQEDTLGSQGDVDGRDVGKFGGSPIVEANTSGDVRGKQAARETDADGLTRDHAELDSTVKPVISRFRDRIRINIGGMTSRAEIKGIRRDLAGELDQVRSLVTELEAKQIQLTAHDTNTNGGSNNVGRIPSVPSGAVNSYSQPRYIDNGVMNSRALVRANSEMDLVGHPRSRPFQRPRVAVVENNNVAAEFVEKEKRTPKANQYYTNSEFLLAKDRLPPESNKKFKPNGAGRKHNGELEQGYPFGVGFGFDKHRNQVFKRCTTLLQRLMKHKHGWVFNEPVNVERLGLHDYHAIIKHPMDLGTIKARLSQNWYKSPREFAEDVRLVFHNAMTYNPKGHDVHLMSEQLLKIFEDRWAVIEAEFNPDWRYQMYHDAGLPTPASRKVPQPSPFARASVTSHPPASQARALERSELMTEPADFRFKPSRVAHVGRVPVPKKPKANDPNKRDMTYEEKQRLSTHLQSLPLEKLDAVVQIIKKRNSTFYQNGDEIEVDIDSVDVESLWELERFVTNYKKNLSKQKRKTELAQQARRTARTAPVMNSAPMVAGAPNSNTEAGRQMDNASRSSSSSSSSSDSGSSSSDSDSDSSSGSGSEGGH from the exons ATGGCTTCATATGCCGACGATTTGAAATCTAGAGAAAGGTTAAGGTGGGGAAGCCCTATCAAAGTTTATACGCGGAAACGTAGAAGGATCCAGAAGAAGGATGACTCGATTCCGATTTCCGCCGCGCCGGATGTGAGCAGCAATGACGCGAATGGTTATGTTGTACAGGCTGGGGAATCGGAATCTGCGGAGAAATCGGAACGGTTGCAGGACCGTCAGGAGGTGGAAGAACCTCAACTGAAAGCGTGTGATTTGGAATTGGAAGATGGGAGGGATAGGAATCAGGATCAGGATCTGGTAGAATTGATAAATGGTGGACAAGGGCAGGAAGATACCCTTGGATCACAGGGAGATGTAGATGGTAGAGATGTGGGTAAGTTTGGTGGTAGCCCAATTGTGGAGGCTAATACTAGTGGGGATGTTAGGGGTAAACAGGCTGCTAGGGAGACTGATGCAGATGGATTAACTAGAGACCATGCTGAGCTGGATTCAACAGTTAAACCTGTAATTTCTAGGTTTCGAGATAGAATTAGGATTAATATAGGGGGAATGACATCAAGAGCGGAGATTAAAGGTATTAGGAGGGACTTAGCGGGTGAACTTGATCAGGTTAGGAGTTTAGTTACAGAGCTTGAAGCTAAGCAGATTCAGCTGACCGCACATGATACAAATACTAATGGTGGTTCTAATAATGTTGGTAGGATACCCTCCGTTCCTAGTGGTGCTGTTAATTCTTATAGTCAACCACGATATATCGATAATGGTGTGATGAATAGTAGGGCTTTAGTGCGAGCGAATTCAGAGATGGATTTGGTGGGGCACCCTAGATCGAGACCATTCCAGCGACCAAGGGTTGCAGTTGTGGAAAACAATAATGTAGCTGCTGAATTTGTGGAGAAGGAGAAGAGGACCCCGAAGGCCAATCAGTACTACACTAATTCCGAATTCTTACTTGCGAAGGATAGATTGCCTCCGGAAAGCAATAAGAAATTTAAGCCAAATGGTGCTGGGAGGAAACACAATGGTGAGTTGGAGCAGGGGTATCCATTTGGTGTTGGCTTTGGGTTTGATAAACATAGGAATCAGGTGTTTAAGAGATGCACCACCCTGCTTCAGAGGTTAATGAAGCACAAGCATGGGTGGGTGTTTAATGAGCCAGTGAATGTGGAGCGTCTGGGGCTGCATGATTATCATGCTATCATCAAGCATCCTATGGATTTGGGCACTATCAAAGCTAGGCTATCTCAAAATTGGTACAAGTCCCCCAGGGAGTTTGCTGAGGATGTGAGACTTGTCTTTCATAATGCCATGACTTATAATCCCAAAGGACATGATGTTCATCTTATGTCGGAACAGTTGTTAAAGATTTTTGAAGACAGGTGGGCAGTTATAGAGGCAGAGTTTAATCCGGATTGGAGGTATCAAATGTATCATGATGCAGGTTTGCCTACCCCCGCTTCAAGAAAGGTCCCTCAGCCTTCTCCCTTTGCCCGTGCTTCTGTAACTTCTCATCCACCTGCTTCTCAAGCAAGGGCTTTGGAAAGGTCTGAGTTAATGACTGAACCAGCTGATTTCAGGTTCAAGCCATCACGCGTTGCTCATGTCGGTAGGGTACCAGTTCCTAAGAAACCTAAAGCAAATGATCCCAATAAAAGGGATATGACCTATGAAGAAAAACAGAGACTCAGCACACATCTCCAGAGCTTACCTTTAGAAAAGCTTGATGCTGTTGTTCAGATTATTAAGAAGAGGAACTCAACATTTTATCAAAATGGTGATGAGATTGAAGTAGATATAGACAGTGTTGATGTGGAAAGCCTCTGGGAGCTTGAAAGGTTTGTGACCAATTACAAAAAGAACTTAAGCAAGCAGAAGAGAAAGACTGAACTTGCTCAGCAAGCCAGACGAACTGCAAGGACTGCCCCAGTCATG AATTCTGCTCCGATGGTTGCTGGTGCACCGAACAGTAATACTG AAGCGGGAAGACAGATGGATAATGCAAGTAGGTCTAGTAGTTCAAGCAGTTCCAGCAGCGATTCAGGTTCATCCTCAAGTG ATTCTGATAGCGATAGTTCCTCTGGATCCGGATCAGAGGGGGGGCATTGA